One Choristoneura fumiferana chromosome 25, NRCan_CFum_1, whole genome shotgun sequence genomic region harbors:
- the LOC141442298 gene encoding 3-oxoacyl-[acyl-carrier-protein] reductase FabG-like, whose protein sequence is MDFEKRVVVITGASSGIGAAAAFLFAKQSATLVLVARNEQKLNNVAAKCEAEKGIKPLIIKAELSSDDELKNIVTKTVETFDKIDVLVNNAAVGMRGSIRDGIEPYDTVMAVNVRSIYLLTSLATPYLVKTKGCIVNVSSVAAFKPIKDADYLPYCISKAALDQLTRCVALELARDGVRVCSVNPGGTKTPFAENAGFSKAEVEMLYKARNENYPLGKMAESEEVADLIVYLASDRARSITGSVYVIDNGETLM, encoded by the coding sequence ATGGACTTCGAGAAGAGAGTAGTCGTGATTACTGGAGCGAGTTCCGGCATCGGAGCAGCTGCCGCCTTCCTGTTCGCCAAACAATCTGCCACGCTCGTCCTCGTcgcaagaaacgaacaaaaacTAAACAACGTAGCAGCAAAATGTGAAGCCGAAAAAGGAATCAAACCACTCATAATCAAAGCCGAACTAAGTAGCGACGATGAGTTAAAAAATATCGTCACAAAAACCGTGGAAACATTCGACAAGATCGACGTTCTAGTAAACAACGCCGCAGTTGGAATGCGAGGAAGCATTCGCGATGGTATCGAACCGTACGATACGGTAATGGCCGTGAATGTTCGATCGATATATCTATTAACCAGTCTAGCAACGCCGTATTTAGTGAAGACGAAGGGTTGCATTGTGAACGTATCGAGCGTTGCAGCATTCAAGCCGATCAAAGATGCAGATTACTTGCCCTATTGCATTTCTAAAGCGGCCCTTGACCAACTGACAAGGTGTGTGGCATTGGAGCTTGCTCGTGACGGTGTTAGAGTGTGTTCGGTCAATCCAGGAGGTACAAAGACACCGTTTGCGGAAAACGCTGGGTTCAGTAAAGCCGAAGTGGAAATGTTGTACAAGGCACGTAATGAAAACTATCCACTGGGCAAAATGGCCGAAAGCGAGGAGGTCGCTGACCTGATTGTGTATCTGGCAAGCGATCGCGCGCGCAGTATCACTGGTTCAGTTTACGTAATAGATAATGGTGAAACGCTGATGTGA
- the LOC141442296 gene encoding uncharacterized protein isoform X1, which yields MLNFFVLMFASVLTVCLGSFVTPIIRSSGLFFDQMPDVKFTNDKWNVVTYIDISHIQPHLDNVEFLFAKISTFCKSHSSSKVQIDCLNSLSALQNQHANNIKKFSSISYLVQSPARVKRGLIDAGGSILKTFFGTLDSDDAIKFTDAIHQVQSDEKKLAHVMKDNIHIVKSTILSFNNTISKVNENEARLNQNLDVVEKAFEQLRNSNDKLDIKTHLNSLLNSIESIIMSLSFDIDDINNAILFSKLNILHPTVLSPYQLYNELEQNANNLPKHYELPTSLSLQNIHDIVDVSSLICYYHYNKIVIVIKIPLVIPQTYSLYHLISLPVPYDISKPDTFALIAPNKPYLAVTADRMFYSLFDSVKECKVITNKCYVCELNNIYSTIATPTCETILLNDVVSKLPSLCVVKILHGSIDMFYKLRKNRWIFVQSEPGKCHITCENDPNNYDEILFGTGLLNLQKRCNAFFKTLQFSASDTIVTNITTNAQIMSSFNIIFDDCCEKNKINKTLPQLPFVRLNNINNLDSLVHASTHLDQLQQELNKLENTSHLEKYSVHYLSLTSLTSALVILYMFYKTRICLYHKSSPLCCIKMSRRCNRRRTNNEKSAPIDNPQENVPESESSPSTSDDEPVSIKRNIIV from the exons ATGCTGAATTTCTTCGTGCTTAT GTTTGCCTCGGTGCTCACGGTATGTCTCGGGAGTTTTGTCACGCCAATCATAAGGAGTTCAGGCCTCTTCTTCGATCAAATGCCAGATGTTAAGTTCACAAATGACAAATGGAATGTTGTTACTTACATAGATATAAGCCACATACAGCCTCACTTAGATAATGTAGAGTTTCTGTTTGCAAAGATATCAACGTTTTGCAAATCTCATTCTTCATCAAAAGTACAGATAGACTGCTTAAATTCACTAAGTGCTCTACAAAATCAACATGCTAATAACATCAAAAAGTTTTCGTCTATATCTTACCTAGTTCAAAGTCCAGCACGTGTAAAACGAGGCCTCATCGATGCTGGCGGCTCAATACTAAAAACATTCTTCGGGACATTAGACTCGGACGACGCGATAAAGTTCACGGATGCAATTCATCAGGTACAGTCCGATGAAAAAAAGTTAGCTCATGTCATGAAAGATAATATCCATATTGTTAAATCGACTATCCTTAGTTTTAATAACACAATATCAAAGGTTAATGAAAATGAAGCCCGGCTTAACCAAAACTTAGACGTAGTCGAAAAAGCTTTCGAACAGTTAAGAAATTCAAATGACAAATTAGATATCAAAACTCACCTCAACTCTCTACTAAATTCTATCGAAAGCATAATCATGTCCTTATCCTTTGATATCGATGATATAAATAATGCCATTCTCTttagcaaattaaatattttgcatccCACTGTACTAAGTCCCTATCAGCTGTACAATGAACTTGAACAAAACGCCAACAACCTGCCTAAGCATTATGAGCTTCCAACATCGCTGTCGCTGCAAAACATTCACGACATTGTAGACGTAAGCAGTTTGATATGCTATTATCATTATAAtaagatagttatagttataaAAATACCACTTGTAATTCCACAGACTTATAGTCTATATCATCTCATATCTCTACCAGTTCCGTATGACATTTCGAAACCCGACACTTTTGCCTTAATTGCACCCAACAAACCGTATCTAGCAGTAACAGCTGACAGAATGTTTTACTCACTCTTCGACAGTGTCAAAGAGTGCAAAGTGATTACAAATAAGTGTTACGTGTGTGAATTAAACAATATCTATTCCACAATCGCGACGCCAACGTGTGAGACAATTTTGTTAAACGATGTAGTTTCTAAGTTACCTAGTTTATGCGTAGTTAAGATTTTGCATGGGTCCATAGATATGTTCTATAAATTAAGGAAAAACCGCTGGATATTTGTACAATCCGAACCTGGCAAATGTCATATCACATGTGAGAACGACCCAAATAATTACGATGAAATTTTGTTCGGCACAGGTTTGTTAAACCTACAAAAGCGTTGTAACGCCTTTTTCAAAACCTTACAGTTTAGCGCTAGTGATACCATTGTTACAAACATAACTACCAATGCTCAAATAATGTCATCGTTCAATATTATCTTTGACGActgttgtgaaaaaaataaaataaataaaactttgcctCAGTTGCCTTTTGTAAgattaaataacataaacaaTTTGGATTCTTTGGTCCATGCTAGTACCCACTTAGATCAGCTTCAACAAGAACTCAATAAACTGGAAAATACTTCACACCTGGAAAAGTACAGTGTCCACTATCTGTCACTTACCAGTTTAACTTCCGCCCTTGTTATCTTATACATGTTTTATAAGACCAGGATATGTTTATACCACAAGAGTTCGCCATTGTGTTGCATAAAAATGTCCCGTCGATGCAATAGAAGGAGAACCAACAACGAAAAATCAGCACCGATAGATAATCCCCAGGAAAATGTCCCGGAGTCAGAAAGTTCTCCTTCTACTTCAGACGATGAACCAGTTTCAATTAAACGTAATATAATAGTATAA
- the LOC141442297 gene encoding uncharacterized protein, whose protein sequence is MGSEDQAKSVSTEQTPIQVLCSFVNVYKGDRETLPAFLTNCQNALDLASENQKVVLLKFIISKLEGKAQIACSNKIFEKFEDLKSFLKQNFGETKHYNHLLLDLQACKQQVNETVAQYALRVETCLTQLQSEIHNSDSYKKEIPGRIAMTEDLALYTFSLGLKPNISNMVRCKSPKNLNSAINIAIEEEKIQNLSFRSGKHVKFCKICRREGHLEANCYNGQRSSLQVPSYQRQTNDAANSPRSLIPKSSPITCRYCKNIGHDISQCRKRQFNNTRFANNTGQRHADQNCLDCAPVTFDAESPQNEVYYNNANTSHLN, encoded by the coding sequence ATGGGTTCAGAAGACCAGGCCAAATCAGTTTCCACGGAGCAAACTCCTATTCAAGTTCTTTGTAGTTTCGTAAATGTGTATAAAGGAGATCGTGAAACCTTGCCTGCATTTTTAACAAATTGCCAAAATGCATTGGACTTAGCGTCGGAGAATCAAAAGGTTGTGTTACTGAAAttcataatttcaaaattggaaGGCAAGGCTCAAATAGCCTGctcaaataaaatttttgagAAGTTTGAGGATTTAAAATCTTTCCTTAAACAAAACTTTGGCGAGACTAAACATTACAACCACCTCCTCCTAGACCTACAAGCTTGTAAACAACAGGTGAATGAAACTGTCGCTCAATACGCCCTTCGTGTGGAAACCTGTTTAACACAACTGCAATCAGAAATACACAACTCTGACTCGTATAAAAAGGAAATACCGGGTCGCATTGCAATGACGGAAGATCTCGCCTTATATACATTCTCCTTGGGCCTAAAACCCAATATTAGCAACATGGTAAGATGTAAAAGTCCCAAGAACTTAAATTCAGCAATCAATATTGCAATAGAAGAGGAAAAAATCCAGAATTTGTCATTCAGATCGGGTAAACATGTAAAGTTCTGCAAGATTTGCCGTAGAGAGGGCCATTTAGAGGCCAACTGTTACAATGGGCAAAGGTCATCTTTGCAAGTGCCGTCATACCAACGTCAAACTAACGATGCAGCGAACTCTCCTCGTAGTTTGATTCCTAAATCATCACCTATTACATGTAGGTATTGTAAAAATATCGGTCACGATATTTCACAATGTAGAAAACGGCAATTCAATAATACTAGGTTCGCGAATAACACCGGTCAACGACACGCTGATCAAAACTGCTTAGACTGCGCTCCGGTCACGTTTGACGCAGAGTCACCACAAAACGAAGTATATTACAATAATGCAAACACCAGTCATTTAAACTAG
- the LOC141442296 gene encoding uncharacterized protein isoform X2: MPDVKFTNDKWNVVTYIDISHIQPHLDNVEFLFAKISTFCKSHSSSKVQIDCLNSLSALQNQHANNIKKFSSISYLVQSPARVKRGLIDAGGSILKTFFGTLDSDDAIKFTDAIHQVQSDEKKLAHVMKDNIHIVKSTILSFNNTISKVNENEARLNQNLDVVEKAFEQLRNSNDKLDIKTHLNSLLNSIESIIMSLSFDIDDINNAILFSKLNILHPTVLSPYQLYNELEQNANNLPKHYELPTSLSLQNIHDIVDVSSLICYYHYNKIVIVIKIPLVIPQTYSLYHLISLPVPYDISKPDTFALIAPNKPYLAVTADRMFYSLFDSVKECKVITNKCYVCELNNIYSTIATPTCETILLNDVVSKLPSLCVVKILHGSIDMFYKLRKNRWIFVQSEPGKCHITCENDPNNYDEILFGTGLLNLQKRCNAFFKTLQFSASDTIVTNITTNAQIMSSFNIIFDDCCEKNKINKTLPQLPFVRLNNINNLDSLVHASTHLDQLQQELNKLENTSHLEKYSVHYLSLTSLTSALVILYMFYKTRICLYHKSSPLCCIKMSRRCNRRRTNNEKSAPIDNPQENVPESESSPSTSDDEPVSIKRNIIV, translated from the coding sequence ATGCCAGATGTTAAGTTCACAAATGACAAATGGAATGTTGTTACTTACATAGATATAAGCCACATACAGCCTCACTTAGATAATGTAGAGTTTCTGTTTGCAAAGATATCAACGTTTTGCAAATCTCATTCTTCATCAAAAGTACAGATAGACTGCTTAAATTCACTAAGTGCTCTACAAAATCAACATGCTAATAACATCAAAAAGTTTTCGTCTATATCTTACCTAGTTCAAAGTCCAGCACGTGTAAAACGAGGCCTCATCGATGCTGGCGGCTCAATACTAAAAACATTCTTCGGGACATTAGACTCGGACGACGCGATAAAGTTCACGGATGCAATTCATCAGGTACAGTCCGATGAAAAAAAGTTAGCTCATGTCATGAAAGATAATATCCATATTGTTAAATCGACTATCCTTAGTTTTAATAACACAATATCAAAGGTTAATGAAAATGAAGCCCGGCTTAACCAAAACTTAGACGTAGTCGAAAAAGCTTTCGAACAGTTAAGAAATTCAAATGACAAATTAGATATCAAAACTCACCTCAACTCTCTACTAAATTCTATCGAAAGCATAATCATGTCCTTATCCTTTGATATCGATGATATAAATAATGCCATTCTCTttagcaaattaaatattttgcatccCACTGTACTAAGTCCCTATCAGCTGTACAATGAACTTGAACAAAACGCCAACAACCTGCCTAAGCATTATGAGCTTCCAACATCGCTGTCGCTGCAAAACATTCACGACATTGTAGACGTAAGCAGTTTGATATGCTATTATCATTATAAtaagatagttatagttataaAAATACCACTTGTAATTCCACAGACTTATAGTCTATATCATCTCATATCTCTACCAGTTCCGTATGACATTTCGAAACCCGACACTTTTGCCTTAATTGCACCCAACAAACCGTATCTAGCAGTAACAGCTGACAGAATGTTTTACTCACTCTTCGACAGTGTCAAAGAGTGCAAAGTGATTACAAATAAGTGTTACGTGTGTGAATTAAACAATATCTATTCCACAATCGCGACGCCAACGTGTGAGACAATTTTGTTAAACGATGTAGTTTCTAAGTTACCTAGTTTATGCGTAGTTAAGATTTTGCATGGGTCCATAGATATGTTCTATAAATTAAGGAAAAACCGCTGGATATTTGTACAATCCGAACCTGGCAAATGTCATATCACATGTGAGAACGACCCAAATAATTACGATGAAATTTTGTTCGGCACAGGTTTGTTAAACCTACAAAAGCGTTGTAACGCCTTTTTCAAAACCTTACAGTTTAGCGCTAGTGATACCATTGTTACAAACATAACTACCAATGCTCAAATAATGTCATCGTTCAATATTATCTTTGACGActgttgtgaaaaaaataaaataaataaaactttgcctCAGTTGCCTTTTGTAAgattaaataacataaacaaTTTGGATTCTTTGGTCCATGCTAGTACCCACTTAGATCAGCTTCAACAAGAACTCAATAAACTGGAAAATACTTCACACCTGGAAAAGTACAGTGTCCACTATCTGTCACTTACCAGTTTAACTTCCGCCCTTGTTATCTTATACATGTTTTATAAGACCAGGATATGTTTATACCACAAGAGTTCGCCATTGTGTTGCATAAAAATGTCCCGTCGATGCAATAGAAGGAGAACCAACAACGAAAAATCAGCACCGATAGATAATCCCCAGGAAAATGTCCCGGAGTCAGAAAGTTCTCCTTCTACTTCAGACGATGAACCAGTTTCAATTAAACGTAATATAATAGTATAA